In a genomic window of Zingiber officinale cultivar Zhangliang chromosome 9B, Zo_v1.1, whole genome shotgun sequence:
- the LOC122022741 gene encoding probable folate-biopterin transporter 7 isoform X1 has protein sequence MGANGQEALLRKVLGMGFLVQGFRCFPWLGVNYFLIDGLGVAASSLQILQNSANLPMVAKPLIGILSDAISINGQHRLPYVAIGALLQVLSWIAIATLPATYLSIPILTLFLLLGNLGASIAEVANDAIVAEAGKQSHTPSESGQLQSFVHMFGSIGGGLGNLLGGLALSHVPPKTMFLFFAVLLVIQYLLTISVSESSLNLPKKISHQSKSTSIWKQISELGVALHKPEIYHSIMWFSTSYAIVPLLNGTMFFYQTQYLNLPSSVIGFSKVFGQVALLIWSIAYNKQFKKFPAKKILFALQSTVAMFMVSDVFFVKGTYRAMGIPDSVYVVIFSGLSEALLLFKILPSSVLMAAMCPAGCEASVMAFLMSAIALANIISGYFGVALAASVGVSAADNFSYFPVAILIQAFCTLLPLCLISWVPDVSRPVKKED, from the exons ATGGGCGCCAATGGGCAGGAGGCGTTGTTGAGGAAGGTGTTGGGCATGGGGTTCCTGGTCCAGGGCTTCCGGTGCTTCCCGTGGCTTGGCGTGAACTACTTTCTCATAGACGGGCTCGGCGTCGCCGCCTCGTCGCTTCAGATCCTTCAGAACTCCGCCAACCTCCCCATGGTGGCCAAGCCCCTCATCGGCATCCTTTCCGATGCCATCAGCATCAACGGCCAGCACCGCCTCCCCTACGTGGCCATCGGAG CACTTTTGCAGGTACTCTCATGGATTGCAATTGCTACGTTACCTGCAACATACCTCTCTATTCCCATCCTCACTCTCTTTCTCCTCCTTGGAAACCTTGGAGCCTCTATAGCTGAGGTTGCCAACGATGCCATTGTTGCTGAGGCTGGAAAGCAATCACATACTCCATCAGAATCTGGTCAGCTTCAGTCCTTTGTTCATATGTTTGGCTCTATTGGAGGCGGTCTTGGAAATCTCCTTGGTGGCCTTGCCCTCAGTCACGTCCCTCCAAAAACTATGTTCCTCTTCTTTGCGGTCCTACTGGTTATCCAATACTTGTTGACGATCAGCGTCTCCGAGAGTTCGCTTAACCTTCCCAAGAAGATAAGCCATCAATCAAAATCAACTAGCATCTGGAAACAGATATCGGAATTAGGCGTTGCTCTTCACAAGCCAGAAATTTATCATTCCATCATGTGGTTTTCAACATCTTATGCTATTGTCCCGCTGTTGAATGGCACTATGTTCTTCTACCAGACTCAGTACCTAAATCTCCCGTCCTCAGTCATTGGCTTCTCCAAGGTCTTTGGTCAAGTCGCATTGCTCATATGGAGTATCGCTTATAACAAGCAATTTAAGAAGTTCCctgcaaagaaaattttattcGCCTTGCAGTCCACTGTCGCTATGTTCATGGTATCCGATGTCTTTTTCGTCAAAGGGACTTACCGAGCTATGGGGATTCCAGACTCGGTGTACGTGGTGATCTTCTCAGGATTATCTGAAGCTTTGCTCTTGTTCAAGATTCTTCCTAGTAGCGTGCTCATGGCAGCTATGTGCCCGGCTGGGTGTGAAGCGTCAGTCATGGCATTTCTGATGTCAGCAATAGCGCTTGCTAATATAATCAGTGGCTACTTCGGGGTGGCTCTTGCTGCATCAGTTGGAGTATCTGCTGCTGATAATTTCTCATATTTTCCGGTTGCAATCCTAATACAAGCCTTTTGCACACTGCTGCCTCTCTGTTTGATATCGTGGGTCCCAGATGTCAGCAGGCCTGTGAAGAAAGAAGATTAG
- the LOC122023835 gene encoding protein SAWADEE HOMEODOMAIN HOMOLOG 2-like → MGRPPHGGGPVFRFTQNEVSEMESCLQEINNAIPPREIMCALADKFSQSSERAGKIVVQPKQVWNWFQNRRYAQRAKLSKAPAKLTILPMHREESLPFTNVSTPISTPGRSSTDNALVEFEAKSARDGAWYDVSTFLSYRMLETGDPEVRVRFSGFGVEEDEWINVRRYVRQRSLPCEAAECVAVLPGDLILCFQEGKEQALYFDAHVLDVQRRRHDVRGCRCRFLVRYDHDQSEEIVPLRKICRRPETDYRLQVLQASKLSGPIDLQATATDSWSIPKDLASQRNGKQRKLMDVNTDEVTMVSLPPSKDLISSHGNSPAAATVDNSSSTPVKVVTEEAAVNNQSMESQPEGNT, encoded by the exons ATGGGTCGGCCTCCGCACGGCGGAGgtcccgtcttccgattcactcAGAACGAG GTTTCGGAGATGGAATCGTGCTTACAAGAAATAAATAATGCAATACCACCTCGTGAAATTATGTGTGCACTCGCCGACAAATTTAG TCAATCCTCTGAGCGAGCTGGGAAGATTGTCGTGCAACCGAAGCAG GTATGGAATTGGTTCCAGAATAGGAGATATGCACAGAGAGCAAAATTGAGCAAGGCACCTGCGAAGTTAACCATTTTGCCAATGCATCGAGAAGAATCACTTCCTTTTACAAATGTGTCTACTCCTATTTCTACTCCTG GACGGAGTTCAACAGATAATGCTCTGGTGGAATTCGAAGCAAAGTCCGCTAGAGATGGGGCATG GTATGATGTTTCAACCTTTCTTTCCTATAGAATGCTTGAAACTGGTGATCCG GAAGTTCGTGTTCGGTTCTCGGGATTTGGTGTGGAAGAGGATGAGTGGATTAATGTACGCAGATATGTTAGACAGCGTTCCCTTCCATGTGAGGCTGCTGAATGTGTTGCTGTACTTCCGGGAGACCTTATCCTTTGCTTTCAG GAAGGTAAAGAACAGGCTCTTTACTTTGATGCTCATGTTCTTGATGTACAAAGACGAAGGCACGATGTACGAGGATGCAGGTGTAGATTCCTTGTTCGTTATGATCATGACCAATCCGAG GAAATAGTTCCACTGAGAAAAATATGTAGGCGCCCAGAAACTGATTACCGTCTGCAGGTGCTGCAAGCTTCAAAATTATCTGGCCCCATTGATCTACAAGCCACAGCAACAGACAGCTGGTCGATTCCTAAGGATTTGGCTTCGCAAAGGAACGGGAAGCAGCGCAAGCTAATGGATGTCAACACCGACGAGGTAACAATGGTCTCCCTTCCTCCTTCAAAGGATTTGATTAGCTCCCATGGCAATAGTCCAGCAGCAGCAACTGTTGATAATAGCAGCAGCACCCCTGTGAAGGTTGTAACTGAGGAGGCTGCAGTGAACAACCAGAGCATGGAGTCCCAACCAGAAGGAAATACCTAG
- the LOC122022741 gene encoding probable folate-biopterin transporter 7 isoform X2, with translation MCSIVHLNLFVKGSRDLFLLRYRALLQVLSWIAIATLPATYLSIPILTLFLLLGNLGASIAEVANDAIVAEAGKQSHTPSESGQLQSFVHMFGSIGGGLGNLLGGLALSHVPPKTMFLFFAVLLVIQYLLTISVSESSLNLPKKISHQSKSTSIWKQISELGVALHKPEIYHSIMWFSTSYAIVPLLNGTMFFYQTQYLNLPSSVIGFSKVFGQVALLIWSIAYNKQFKKFPAKKILFALQSTVAMFMVSDVFFVKGTYRAMGIPDSVYVVIFSGLSEALLLFKILPSSVLMAAMCPAGCEASVMAFLMSAIALANIISGYFGVALAASVGVSAADNFSYFPVAILIQAFCTLLPLCLISWVPDVSRPVKKED, from the exons ATGTGCTCCATTGTTCATTTAAATCTGTTTGTAAAAGGGAGCAGAGATTTGTTCCTCTTAAGATATAGAG CACTTTTGCAGGTACTCTCATGGATTGCAATTGCTACGTTACCTGCAACATACCTCTCTATTCCCATCCTCACTCTCTTTCTCCTCCTTGGAAACCTTGGAGCCTCTATAGCTGAGGTTGCCAACGATGCCATTGTTGCTGAGGCTGGAAAGCAATCACATACTCCATCAGAATCTGGTCAGCTTCAGTCCTTTGTTCATATGTTTGGCTCTATTGGAGGCGGTCTTGGAAATCTCCTTGGTGGCCTTGCCCTCAGTCACGTCCCTCCAAAAACTATGTTCCTCTTCTTTGCGGTCCTACTGGTTATCCAATACTTGTTGACGATCAGCGTCTCCGAGAGTTCGCTTAACCTTCCCAAGAAGATAAGCCATCAATCAAAATCAACTAGCATCTGGAAACAGATATCGGAATTAGGCGTTGCTCTTCACAAGCCAGAAATTTATCATTCCATCATGTGGTTTTCAACATCTTATGCTATTGTCCCGCTGTTGAATGGCACTATGTTCTTCTACCAGACTCAGTACCTAAATCTCCCGTCCTCAGTCATTGGCTTCTCCAAGGTCTTTGGTCAAGTCGCATTGCTCATATGGAGTATCGCTTATAACAAGCAATTTAAGAAGTTCCctgcaaagaaaattttattcGCCTTGCAGTCCACTGTCGCTATGTTCATGGTATCCGATGTCTTTTTCGTCAAAGGGACTTACCGAGCTATGGGGATTCCAGACTCGGTGTACGTGGTGATCTTCTCAGGATTATCTGAAGCTTTGCTCTTGTTCAAGATTCTTCCTAGTAGCGTGCTCATGGCAGCTATGTGCCCGGCTGGGTGTGAAGCGTCAGTCATGGCATTTCTGATGTCAGCAATAGCGCTTGCTAATATAATCAGTGGCTACTTCGGGGTGGCTCTTGCTGCATCAGTTGGAGTATCTGCTGCTGATAATTTCTCATATTTTCCGGTTGCAATCCTAATACAAGCCTTTTGCACACTGCTGCCTCTCTGTTTGATATCGTGGGTCCCAGATGTCAGCAGGCCTGTGAAGAAAGAAGATTAG
- the LOC122022740 gene encoding probable methyltransferase PMT20 isoform X2, giving the protein MVNIGLLLWNGIAHEWLTGKNVWFLLPLDINHQSDGQRAKENVGTGGGTMFPNGVGAYVKLMQNLIPGMKNGTVRTAIDTGCGVASWGGDLLDHGILTISLAPRDNHEAQVQFALERGIPAILGIISTQRLPFPSNSFDMAHCSRCLIPWTEFDGIYLLEIHRILRPGGFWVLSGPPINYEHRWRGWNTTIEEQRSDYNKLKKSLTSMCFKLYNQKDDISVWQKSLDHSCYKKINSSSSPPKCDDSSDPDSGWYTPLRPCLNIPNQKFKLGLNSLPKWPNRLRPTPARISSVYNGNRGGFKHDNNKWKARVKHYKTLLPALGSDQIRNVMDMNTLYGGFAAILIGSPVWVMNIVSSYGSNSLGIVYDRGLIGTYHDWCEPFSTYPRTYDLLHLDGLFTAESHRCEMKYVLLEMDRILRPTGYAIVRESYYFIDAIATIAKGMRWDCEEHVTEYNISKEKILICQKRLWYASDQ; this is encoded by the exons AGGTACCATGTTCCCAAATGGAGTTGGTGCATATGTAAAACTGATGCAAAATCTGATTCCTGGAATGAAGAATGGAACTGTCCGAACTGCCATTGATACTGGATGTGGT GTCGCGAGCTGGGGAGGCGATTTGCTAGATCATGGCATTTTAACTATTTCACTTGCACCTAGAGATAATCATGAGGCTCAAGTACAGTTTGCTCTTGAACGAGGTATTCCAGCAATCTTAGGCATCATTTCTACTCAGCGTCTTCCTTTTCCTTCAAATTCATTTGATATGGCTCACTGCTCCAGATGTCTCATCCCCTGGACAGAGTTCG ATGGTATTTATCTACTGGAAATACACCGAATACTTCGACCTGGAGGCTTCTGGGTGCTATCAGGTCCACCTATCAACTATGAGCACAGATGGCGAGGTTGGAACACAACTATTGAAGAACAGAGATCAGACTACAACAAATTAAAGAAGTCGTTGACTAGCATGTGCTTCAAACTATATAACCAAAAGGATGATATTTCTGTGTGGCAGAAGTCACTGGACCATAGCTGCTATAAGAAAATTAATTCCTCATCCTCTCCGCCCAAGTGTGATGACAGCTCTGACCCAGATTCAGGATGGTACACTCCACTGCGGCCATGCCTGAATATTCCAAACCAAAAGTTTAAGTTGGGATTGAACTCTCTACCAAAATGGCCAAATCGATTGCGCCCAACCCCAGCACGGATTTCCTCAGTGTACAATGGCAATCGTGGTGGGTTTAAGCATGATAACAACAAATGGAAGGCCAGGGTGAAACATTACAAGACATTGCTTCCTGCTCTTGGAAGTGATCAAATTCGGAATGTTATGGATATGAATACACTGTATGGAGGGTTTGCGGCAATTCTCATTGGTTCTCCAGTATGGGTCATGAACATCGTATCTTCTTACGGTTCAAATTCTCTTGGAATTGTCTATGATAGAGGATTAATCGGCACctatcatgattg GTGTGAGCCTTTCTCAACTTATCCTCGGACCTATGATCTCTTGCATTTGGATGGTCTGTTTACAGCCGAAAGTCACAG ATGTGAAATGAAATATGTGCTCCTTGAGATGGACCGCATACTTCGTCCAACGGGGTATGCAATAGTTCGTGAATCGTACTATTTTATCGATGCAATAGCGACCATCGCCAAGGGGATGAGATGGGATTGTGAAGAACATGTCACCGAGTACAACATATCCAAGGAGAAGATACTAATATGCCAGAAGAGACTTTGGTATGCCAGTGATCAATGA
- the LOC122022442 gene encoding pectin acetylesterase 7-like: protein MFSANSRAWIHPLLCLIFSLVSLDVDGGPVPMTILQSAVAKGAVCLDGSPPAYHFSPGFGSGVNNWLVHMEGGGWCRNVEECVERKGNFRGSSKYMKPLSFSGILGDNQKANPDFYNWNRIKIRYCDGSSFTGDVEAVNPATNLHYRGGRVWRAIIDDLLAKGMNRAQNALLSGCSAGGLASILHCDNFRNLLPASAKVKCFSDAGYFIDAKDISGADSIKSFFTNVVNLHGSAKNLPPSCTSRLPPSMCFFPQHVVATMRTPLFILNAAYDAWQIRNILAPSSADRGKAWTDCKLDIKHCSSSQLQTLQGYRSQFLQALPASSSTGMFILSCHAHCHSGDQTTWQAADSPVIDKTRIAQAVGDWYYGRSAVRKIDCPYPCNSSCRNIDNE from the exons ATGTTTAGTGCTAATTCAAGAGCATGGATCCATCCTTTGCTCTGCTTAATCTTCTCACTGGTCTCTCTGGACGTGGATGGAGGTCCTGTGCCAATGACTATCCTGCAAAGTGCAGTGGCTAAAGGAGCAG tATGTCTGGATGGAAGCCCCCCAGCTTATCATTTTTCTCCAGGTTTTGGCTCTGGTGTGAATAATTGGTTGGTTCACATGGAG GGAGGAGGATGGTGCAGGAACGTTGAGGAATGTGTAGAACGAAAAGGCAATTTCAGAGGCTCCTCCAAGTATATGAAGCCACTCTCATTCTCTGGAATTCTTGGAGATAATCAGAAAGCCAATCCTG ACTTCTACAACTGGAATAGGATCAAGATTCGGTACTGTGATGGTTCTTCTTTTACTGGGGATGTGGAAGCTGTTAATCCA GCCACAAATCTTCACTATAGAGGAGGCAGGGTTTGGCGTGCCATTATCGACGATCTGTTAGCAAAGGGGATGAACAGAGCACAAAAT GCACTGCTTTCTGGCTGTTCAGCTGGTGGATTGGCATCCATTCTGCACTGTGACAACTTCCGCAATCTTCTACCAGCAAGCGCGAAAGTGAAGTGCTTTTCGGATGCCGGCTACTTCATCGATGC GAAAGATATCTCAGGAGCAGACTCTATCAAGTCCTTCTTCACTAATGTTGTCAACCTTCAT GGTTCAGCCAAGAATTTGCCTCCTTCTTGCACTTCAAGGCTACCACCAAGCATG TGCTTTTTCCCACAGCATGTGGTGGCTACGATGAGGACACCTCTGTTCATTCTCAATGCTGCATATGATGCATGGCAG ATCAGGAATATTTTAGCTCCGAGTTCTGCCGATCGCGGTAAAGCTTGGACAGATTGCAAGCTTGACATCAAGCATTGTTCTTCGTCTCAACTACAGACATTGCAAG GTTACAGGTCGCAGTTCTTGCAAGCATTGCCAGCCAGCAGCTCTACAGGCATGTTCATACTCTCCTGCCATGCTCATTGCCACTCGGGAGATCAAACTACATGGCAAGCAGCTGATTCTCCAGTGATCGATAAGACT AGAATTGCCCAAGCTGTTGGAGATTGGTACTATGGCCGGAGTGCTGTCAGGAAGATTGACTGCCCGTACCCGTGCAATTCTTCGTGCCGAAACATCGATAATGAATGA
- the LOC122022443 gene encoding alkylated DNA repair protein ALKBH8 homolog: MPVIQMSNSRFTKPKGLKHEPTPYLFIANCGPAVGIPFENIEAAFSIFGKVIGVHAADETGARVIVCFSEVNAAEAAIKMLNGCPCAELGGRTLHIRYSAIQPPQKVHGDNVLPVSFLASDLDIPGIYLVHDFITLEEEQELLAEVDSRKWINLAKRRVQHYGYEFLYKTRNVDSKQFLGELPYFVSNILQKIVSFPGLVDDQNKEMDQLTVNEYPCGVGLSPHIDTHSAFDELIFSLSVAGSCIMEFRRYPLGTWQFPSASVDEINEDSILLSSNTIRKAIFLPSRSMLLMSGEGRYAWNHYIPHHKVDIIGDKQIRRSSRRVSFTFRKIRQGPCRCAYKQYCDSQQECRDQQLNSV, encoded by the exons ATGCCAGTAATTCAGATGAGTAATTCAAGATTTACAAAGCCTAAAGGCTTGAAGCATGAGCCAACCCCTTACTTGTTCATTGCCAATTGTGGACCAGCTGTGGGCATaccttttgaaaatattgaaGCTGCCTTTAGCATTTTTGGGAAGGTCATTGGAGTCCATGCTGCTGATGAAACTGGTGCCCGTGTGATTGTTTGCTTTTCTGAAGTCAATGCTGCCGAAGCAGCCATTAAAATGTTAAATGGATGCCCTTGTGCTGAACTTGGAGGGAGAACCTTGCACATACGCTATTCAGCAATTCAGCCACCGCAAAAG GTCCATGGTGATAATGTGCTTCCAGTGTCTTTCTTAGCATCGGATTTGGATATTCCAGGAATCTATTTGGTGCATGATTTTATTACTTTGGAGGAGGAACAG GAACTTCTTGCGGAAGTTGACAGTAGGAAATGGATAAATCTGGCAAAACGACGAGTTCAGCATTATGGCTATGAATTTCTATACAAG ACAAGAAATGTTGATTCAAAGCAGTTTTTAGGTGAGCTCCCATATTTTGTTTCTAACATACTTCAGAAAATTGTATCATTTCCTGGTCTTGTTGATGATCAGAATAAAGAGATGGATCAGTTAACG GTTAATGAATATCCATGTGGGGTGGGTTTATCCCCACACATAGACACCCACTCAGCTTTTGATGAACTTATCTTCAGCCTCTCTGTTGCTGGTTCATGCATAATGGAATTCAGGAGATATCCTCTAGGAACTTGGCAATTTCCATCTGCATCTGTTGATGAAATAAATGAAGACAGCATTCTTTTGTCTTCTAACACCATTAGAAAAGCTATATTTCTTCCTTCTCGTTCTATGCTCTTGATGTCTGGGGAAGGGCGGTACGCTTGGAATCATTATATTCCACATCACAAA GTTGACATAATAGGAGACAAGCAAATAAGAAGAAGTTCTCGGAGGGTTTCCTTCACTTTTCGCAAG ATTAGGCAAGGACCATGCCGCTGTGCGTACAAGCAGTACTGTGATTCTCAACAGGAATGTAGAGATCAACAACTGAATTCAGTATAG